The DNA segment CGATGCCGTTTTGGCCACCCTGAAACATCGGACGCAGCTTCTTGCCAGTACGAGCATTCTGACCTTTTGTTCCGCGACCTGCTGTCTTGCCACCACCGGCAGCAATTCCGCGGCCGACGCGCTTGCGATCCTTGTGCGTACTCATCTGGAGATCATTGTATTTCATTACTTAGTCTCCTTTTTTGGCGCAACTTTTTTGGCGGGAGCTTTTTTGACAGCAGGCTTATCATCAGATTGAGCAGTCTTTTTCTCTGCAAGTGCGGCCTTTCTAGTTGTCTTTTCAGTAGTGGTCAACCATTTCTCGCGGGGAACAAGGCTCGAGAGTGCCTCAACAGTAGCGTAGGCAATGTTTACCTTGTTTGTGCTCCCGAGACTCTTTGAAAGCATGTTCCGGATACCGGTAACGCTGATAACCGAACGAACCACGCCGCCAGCAATGATACCAGTACCAGGTGCGGCCGGCTTGATGAGGACGCGTGCTCCTGAGAGCTTTACCTCAGTTTCATGCGGAATGGTCTCGTTGACAACCGGAATCGTGACGAGATGCTTCTTGGCGACATCGGTTGCCTTGGCGATTGCTGTTTGCACATCGCTGCCTTTAGAAACACCAACGCCGATCTTATTTTTTCGGTTTCCTACGACGACAAGCGCCTTAAAACGAAACCGTCGGCCGCCGCTGACAACACGTGCCACACGGTCAATATTGATAACGACTTCTTCGAACTCTTTTGGCGCCTCTGGCGTCTGGTTGCGCCGGTCATCGCGGCGACCACCACGAGCTGGGCGTGAACCCCGTGGCGTAGTTTGTGCAGTTGTATCTGCCATCACTAAAACTCCAATCCTTCTTTACGTGCTGCATCTGCAAGTGCTCCCAGTCGGCCAGCATACTGGCGACCATTGCGGTCAAACACAACAGTGGTTATTTTTACTTTCTTAGCCTTCTTTGCAATTTCGGTACCGATACTGGCGCACTTTTCAGTCATCCTACCAGTCAGTTTGCTGCCTACTGAGGTTGCGCTCGCAAGTGTATGTTGCTTGTCGTCATCAATTAACTGTGCGCTAACGTGCATATTGCTGATAACAACACTTAGTCGTGGTCTCTCGGCAGTACCGTGTACTTTTGCGCGAACACGACTCTTACGGAGGCTTCGGTTAAGCAGTTTTTTTGCTAAATTAGTCATTACTTCTTCCCTGCCTTTCCAGTCTGTGTATGAGACAAATCTACGGTTTTTCTCATCGCGCGGCGCACAGGAGTAAATCCTGATGCTCCGGCTGCTCTTTTCCCTTGGGTTATAGCTAGATCAGACATTATTTTTTACCTGCCTTTCCTGCTTTGCGGAGGATATGTTCACCAACGTATGCGATTCCCTTGCCCTTATATGGTTCGGGCTTCTTGATGGCTCGGATCTCAGCGGCTACCTGACCGACAAGTTGCTTGTCAATCCCAGCGACTTTGATCGTCATCTTATCATTGATGATCTGAATACCAGCGGGTGCTTTGTACTTGACCGGGTGACTAAACCCGAGGCTCATATCGAGCTCGTTGTTGCTGGTACTCACGCGGTAGCCGACACCCTTGACCTCGAGTTGTTTCTCGAAGCCTTTGGTGACGCCCTCGACAGCATTGTTGAGGAGTGCACGCTGCAACCCATGCTGGGCCTTAGCGATGCGCTCGTCATCTTTGCGGGCGACAGTTAATTTACCGTCCTCGTGAGTGACAGTAACATCGGACAGATGCGGGACAGTCAACTCGCCCTTGGCGCCAGTGACCTTGATGACATCTGAATCGACTGTGATTGTCACACCCGAGGGAACAGTGATTGGTAGTTTTCCAATTCGACTCATATCTTTACCTTTCTTTACTTATTCAAGTTCTTCATCGTCGTTAACCGGAACATAAGTATTAAACATGTGCAATACCTGCTCTCGATGCTCTAGCGTTATGCCCAGCAAGGAAGATCCAGCAATTTTCTTGTAAAACTCAGTTGCCGCAGTATCGAGATAGTCTCGTTGCTCGGGTGTTAATTCTGCTCGTGCCTTGACCATACTAGTAAACCTTTAGGAGGACCTCTCCGCCTAGTTTGTTGCGTACGGCCTCGCTGCCGGTCATCACACCCCTTGAGGTTGAGACAAGCACGATGCCACGGCCACTCTTGACCTTCGGAATCTCGCTTGCACTGGCATAGACACGACGTCCAGGCTTGCTGACACGGGCGATTTCATTGATAGTGCTGTTTTCGCCTTCGTTGTTGATCGTCACGACAAGTGTACCACGTGGTTTGCCATCCTCGAGCTTGACATCAACAAGATAGCCGTTTTTGACAAGTTGCTCGGCAACGACGTGCTTGATTTTGCTGGTAGGGACACGGATTTCACGCTTGCCAACAGCGGCAGCGTTCCTGATGCGAGTCAGGAGGTCAGCGATGGGGTCGGTTGTTTGTAAACTCATGAATTGATCTCCTTTCTTTACCAACTACTCTTAGTGATACCAGGGATTTCTCCCTTGACTGCTTTTTCACGGAAATTGATACGGCTCAGGCCAAAGCGGCGCATAAATCCTCGGGGTCGTCCGCTCAAAACATCGCGGTTTTTCCAACGAGTAGGGCTCGAGTTTCGAGGTAACTTCTGGAGGCCATCGACATCTCCCAACTCCTTGAGCTCTGCACGCTTGGCGGCGTATTTCTGAATCATTCGCTGACGCTTTGCATCTTTTGCGATCATAGATTTCTTAGCCATTTAGCGGCCTCCTTCTTTCTCAAACGGTAGTCCAAATTTCTCGAGTAACGCGCGGCTTGCTAGTTTGTTGCCTTGCTTGATGGCAAACGTGATTTGCATGCCGTGGACGAGTTGTGTTTCCTCGAAACTTAGTTCGGGGAAAATGCTCTGGTCGGTGATACCGAGATTGTAGTTACCGCCGCGATCAAACTTGAGGCCGACGCCGTGAAAGTCGCGGACACGTGGCAATGCGACATTGACAAAACGATCGAGGAACTCGTACATTTGTGTACCACGAAGGGTGACGTTGATGCCAACAGGCGCACCCATACCAGCACGGATCTTGAACGTCGCAATTGATTTCTTTGCGAGACGTTCGACGGGCGCTTGGCCTGTGACGCGAGTCAGTGTATTCTTGACGGTTTCAAGCATACGCTTGTCGTCTTTTGTCTTACCTGTTCCTACGCTGACGACGATTTTCTCGAGAACTGGTACTTCATGTACGTTATCGAGCTTCAGTTCGGCTTGCAGTTCCTTGACATAGGTGTCACGGTACAAGGCTTTCAAGCGAGGAGTGTAGACGGCTTGTTTCTTGGATTCTGCCATTACTTAATCTCCTTATTTTTGAGTTGGCGAGCGACGCGCGCTTTGCCACCATCAACTTTATGTACGTAGCCGACGCGGCTTGTCTTGCTCGTCTTTTCATCGACGACAAGGGCAAGCTTGTGTAGGCTAACGGCAACATGAATGTCTTTTTTGCCACCACGCGGGTTGAGCTGACTTGGTTTGACATGTCGATGTCCGAGGCCAACTCCCTCAACAAGTGCACCTTGAGCAGAGAGTGCGAGCACTTTGCCTGTGGTACCTTTTTGTGATCCGCTTATGATCTTGACGATATCACCAGTACGAATACGCTGAGCCATACTAGAGTACCTCCGGCGCAAGGCTGATGATCTTTGCGTAGCCCAGATCGCGCAGCTCGCGGGGTACGGGACCAAAGACACGCGTTGCCTTGGGGGTCTTGTCATCGTTGATAATTACTGCGGCGTTATCATCAAAGCAGATTGTGCTACCGTCGCGGCGGCGAATTTGATCGCGTGTGCGAACGATAACTGCCTTGACAACTGACTTTTTCTTGACGTTTCCGGTGGGGTTGGCATCTTTTACGCTTGCGGTAATGATATCACCAACTCTCGCATAGCGACGCCTAGAGCCACCAAGCACCTTGATACAAAGGATTTCCTTTGCACCACTGTTGTCGGTGACCTTGAGACGAGTTTCTTGTTGGATCATGCTATGCGCCCTCCTCGTCTTTCTTGTCATGGTCGAGGTCAATCTTGTCCTCGACGGCTTCGTTGACCTCAGATTTGAGTTCGATCGAGCCCTTGCTGCGCTCAACAATCTTTTCGAGCACAAATGACTTTGTCTTGCTCACTGGTCGACATTCGACAATTGTCACCTTGTCGCCTTTGTTGGCGTCGTTTTTGGGATCATGAGCAGCATAGGTACGGTTTACCGTATACTGCTTGCCATAAATCGGGTGCGTCTCTCGACTTGTCACGGTGACGACAATCGTCTTGTCGGCAAGGCTTGAGGTCACCACACCGGTCAATGATTTGGCCATTTAGTTACCTTCCTTTCCTGCCAGCTCGGCTGCACGTTTGGCAGTCATGA comes from the Candidatus Saccharimonas aalborgensis genome and includes:
- the rplF gene encoding 50S ribosomal protein L6 — protein: MSRIGKLPITVPSGVTITVDSDVIKVTGAKGELTVPHLSDVTVTHEDGKLTVARKDDERIAKAQHGLQRALLNNAVEGVTKGFEKQLEVKGVGYRVSTSNNELDMSLGFSHPVKYKAPAGIQIINDKMTIKVAGIDKQLVGQVAAEIRAIKKPEPYKGKGIAYVGEHILRKAGKAGKK
- the rpsH gene encoding 30S ribosomal protein S8 translates to MSLQTTDPIADLLTRIRNAAAVGKREIRVPTSKIKHVVAEQLVKNGYLVDVKLEDGKPRGTLVVTINNEGENSTINEIARVSKPGRRVYASASEIPKVKSGRGIVLVSTSRGVMTGSEAVRNKLGGEVLLKVY
- the rplN gene encoding 50S ribosomal protein L14; protein product: MIQQETRLKVTDNSGAKEILCIKVLGGSRRRYARVGDIITASVKDANPTGNVKKKSVVKAVIVRTRDQIRRRDGSTICFDDNAAVIINDDKTPKATRVFGPVPRELRDLGYAKIISLAPEVL
- the rpsQ gene encoding 30S ribosomal protein S17, whose product is MAKSLTGVVTSSLADKTIVVTVTSRETHPIYGKQYTVNRTYAAHDPKNDANKGDKVTIVECRPVSKTKSFVLEKIVERSKGSIELKSEVNEAVEDKIDLDHDKKDEEGA
- the rplR gene encoding 50S ribosomal protein L18; translation: MTNLAKKLLNRSLRKSRVRAKVHGTAERPRLSVVISNMHVSAQLIDDDKQHTLASATSVGSKLTGRMTEKCASIGTEIAKKAKKVKITTVVFDRNGRQYAGRLGALADAARKEGLEF
- the rplE gene encoding 50S ribosomal protein L5 encodes the protein MAESKKQAVYTPRLKALYRDTYVKELQAELKLDNVHEVPVLEKIVVSVGTGKTKDDKRMLETVKNTLTRVTGQAPVERLAKKSIATFKIRAGMGAPVGINVTLRGTQMYEFLDRFVNVALPRVRDFHGVGLKFDRGGNYNLGITDQSIFPELSFEETQLVHGMQITFAIKQGNKLASRALLEKFGLPFEKEGGR
- the rplX gene encoding 50S ribosomal protein L24; the encoded protein is MAQRIRTGDIVKIISGSQKGTTGKVLALSAQGALVEGVGLGHRHVKPSQLNPRGGKKDIHVAVSLHKLALVVDEKTSKTSRVGYVHKVDGGKARVARQLKNKEIK
- the rpsE gene encoding 30S ribosomal protein S5 → MADTTAQTTPRGSRPARGGRRDDRRNQTPEAPKEFEEVVINIDRVARVVSGGRRFRFKALVVVGNRKNKIGVGVSKGSDVQTAIAKATDVAKKHLVTIPVVNETIPHETEVKLSGARVLIKPAAPGTGIIAGGVVRSVISVTGIRNMLSKSLGSTNKVNIAYATVEALSSLVPREKWLTTTEKTTRKAALAEKKTAQSDDKPAVKKAPAKKVAPKKETK
- the rpsN gene encoding 30S ribosomal protein S14, producing the protein MAKKSMIAKDAKRQRMIQKYAAKRAELKELGDVDGLQKLPRNSSPTRWKNRDVLSGRPRGFMRRFGLSRINFREKAVKGEIPGITKSSW